Genomic DNA from Rhizorhabdus dicambivorans:
GGAAGAACGTCACGCGGTTCCAGTGCGTATCGGTCTTCCATTCATCGCCATCCTTGCGGTTGTAGTTCGCGGCGACGGAAACATGGGTGACCTTATCGGTCGTATCGACACTGCCAACGCGGCCGATGATCCGAAATTCAGCGATGTTCTGCATGGTAGTCTCCTTTGGATAAGCGTTGCTGACGGATTTTTTGCGGCGGAGCTGAGCCACGCGGGCAAGCTGAAAATGGGAGGGTCCGCTTGCGGAAACCCAAGGCCGAAGGCCGGTTTTCTGCTTGCCCGCATTAGTGGCGATGCGGAGTTCGTATCCGTCAGACAGCAACGCCCAAAGGAAACGGCCCGAGTAGATGCAGCAATTTGGACTGGCGGCGGTGGCAGCTGCCACCGCCCATTGGCGCCCATAGGTCGCTGCGCTCGATCGGCGCGGCGGCGATTGGAAAACCCTGTAGCGGTTCCGTTGCTCTTTCCCTGGCTGGTAGTCCGATGACGCGGGCAGGGGACTGCCGGTGGCAGCTGCCACCGGCTTGAAGCCGAACAGAAAGGGCGATCAGCGATTCCGCTCATGGTGATTTCGTTGAGGGCTGGGTTCTTGCACCTGGGCGGCACGATGGGCCGCCCATACCCGCTTGACGGTGCTGCGGTCGCAATCGGCCAGCTCTGCGGTTTTGGCGATGCTCTTTCCCGCTTCGCGCAATGCCACAATGCGGGCGTGCGTTGCCCGATCGCCTTTGCGCCCTCCGCTGCGCCCTGCGGCCTTTGCCAAGGCGATACCTTGGCGCTGTCGCTCGCGGCGATCGGTGTAATCGTCGTGAGCCATCTGCAGGGCGATCTTCAAGAGCATCGCCTGAACAGATTCGAGCACGATGCGGGCGATGCCATCGGCATCGGCCGCTAGGTCGGACAGGTCCACGACGCCGGGAATGGCAAGTCGCGCGCCTCGCGCACGAATTGTCTCAACCAGCTGCTCGGCCTCGGTCAAGGGGAGACGACTTATCCGGTCGATCTTCTCCGCGATCACTACTTCGCCGGGTTGAAGATCGGCAATCATGCGCAAAAGCTCGGGGCGGTCGGCACGGGCTCCCGATGCCTTCTCTCGATAGACCGCCGCGACATAGTAGCCTGCGGCCTTTGCATCGCCCACGATCGCATCTTGGCGACGCAAGTCCTGCGCGTCGGTGCTGACGCGCAGATAGACGCGGGCAATCTGTGGGGCAGGGGAAAGAACGTTCTCAGTCAGCAAGGTCAGGCCCCTCGGGCGGCGATGAGCGAAGCTTGGCAATGCCGGCGTCCGCTTGTGCGATTTCAATTCCGCACTGGCGCGCTCTTGCGCGCAATCGCTTAATCTCGGAATTGCGGGGGAGAAACATGCGAACGACCCGACTTCGTCCTTCTAGCGCGATTATGCGCTGCGCAAGATAAGCCGCCTCATCATTCAATGCCTGGTGCTGTTCCTCCGCCTTGCGTAGCTGGCGCTCCCACGCTCGCTTTCGAGCTTTCGCGCGCCGCCTTTCATCGCGGTGTCGAGCATCAATCCTTTTTTGGTCCTGCTCTCTGGCCGCTGCTTCGGCCGCGCTAGCGGCAATTTCCTCTTCCCGCGCCCTATCAGCATTTCGCTTCGCAATGAGCGCATCGAGCACGGCCGCGTCCGTGCCGAGATTGTTCATCACCCATCGCATCCGTCTGTAGGCCTTTGCTTCGATCTGTCCGATCGAACCAGGAGAAAGCCCCACCACACTTGCCACTGTTCGCTGCGTTTGCGCTTCCCCCTCGGGACCACCAATCCTTAGGCGCACAATTTGCTCTTCTCGCGGTTCGAGAGTTGCTAGCAGTTTGTCCATGATGTGAGGATCGTTGATCCGCTCGATCGCGCCGCCGCTGAGGCTATCAGCCGAAGCCGTTGCGCTATGGTTCGCCGTCTTGGCAAGCTTCGC
This window encodes:
- a CDS encoding recombinase family protein, whose amino-acid sequence is MLTENVLSPAPQIARVYLRVSTDAQDLRRQDAIVGDAKAAGYYVAAVYREKASGARADRPELLRMIADLQPGEVVIAEKIDRISRLPLTEAEQLVETIRARGARLAIPGVVDLSDLAADADGIARIVLESVQAMLLKIALQMAHDDYTDRRERQRQGIALAKAAGRSGGRKGDRATHARIVALREAGKSIAKTAELADCDRSTVKRVWAAHRAAQVQEPSPQRNHHERNR
- a CDS encoding sigma factor-like helix-turn-helix DNA-binding protein codes for the protein MQSPIALFNAKLAKTANHSATASADSLSGGAIERINDPHIMDKLLATLEPREEQIVRLRIGGPEGEAQTQRTVASVVGLSPGSIGQIEAKAYRRMRWVMNNLGTDAAVLDALIAKRNADRAREEEIAASAAEAAAREQDQKRIDARHRDERRRAKARKRAWERQLRKAEEQHQALNDEAAYLAQRIIALEGRSRVVRMFLPRNSEIKRLRARARQCGIEIAQADAGIAKLRSSPPEGPDLAD